In Mucilaginibacter celer, one DNA window encodes the following:
- the trxA gene encoding thioredoxin, which produces MALEITDANFDELVLKSDKPVLIDFWAEWCGPCRMVGPVVEDIAKEYEGKAVVGKVDVDNNPGISVKYGIRNIPALLFFKNGEIVDKQIGAVPKSVLTDKLVKQLA; this is translated from the coding sequence ATGGCTTTAGAAATAACTGATGCAAACTTTGACGAGCTTGTCCTGAAATCAGACAAACCGGTATTAATTGACTTTTGGGCAGAATGGTGTGGCCCCTGTAGGATGGTTGGTCCGGTAGTTGAAGATATTGCAAAAGAATATGAAGGCAAAGCTGTTGTTGGTAAAGTAGACGTTGACAACAACCCAGGTATATCTGTAAAATACGGTATCCGTAACATCCCTGCCTTATTGTTCTTCAAAAATGGCGAAATTGTGGATAAACAAATCGGTGCTGTGCCAAAATCAGTATTAACTGATAAACTGGTAAAACAGTTAGCATAA
- a CDS encoding SDR family oxidoreductase → MKKLQGKTAVITGGNSGIGLATAQEFIAQGAKVIITGRSEKAINEALELLGADAKGVIADSGDMQQVNQLGEKVKALAEKIDIVFINAGIGQFNSTEQMSEQMFDDIMNINFKGAYFSIQQLLPLINDGGSIILNTSINAHIGMAGATVYAASKAALLSLAKNISAELLPRRIRVNSVSPGPVVTPLHTADKLGLTQEQLEGMGAELVKQIPVGRFGQSEEIAKAVTFFASDDSTFVIGAELIADGGMATLKGA, encoded by the coding sequence ATGAAAAAGTTACAAGGAAAAACAGCAGTAATTACAGGCGGCAACAGTGGTATAGGCCTGGCCACAGCTCAGGAGTTCATTGCACAAGGTGCAAAAGTGATCATCACCGGCAGAAGCGAAAAAGCTATTAACGAGGCACTTGAACTATTAGGTGCCGATGCAAAAGGTGTAATTGCCGATAGCGGCGACATGCAGCAGGTAAACCAACTTGGCGAAAAAGTAAAAGCCCTTGCCGAAAAAATTGACATTGTATTTATCAATGCTGGTATCGGTCAGTTCAATTCAACCGAGCAAATGAGCGAGCAGATGTTTGATGATATCATGAACATCAACTTTAAAGGTGCTTACTTCAGCATCCAGCAATTATTACCATTAATTAACGATGGCGGTTCAATTATCCTGAACACTTCTATCAATGCCCACATTGGTATGGCCGGTGCTACCGTTTACGCGGCAAGTAAAGCAGCATTGCTTTCGTTAGCTAAAAACATTTCGGCCGAGTTGTTGCCACGTCGTATCAGGGTTAACTCAGTAAGCCCTGGCCCGGTTGTAACACCTTTACATACTGCCGATAAATTAGGCTTAACCCAGGAACAATTAGAAGGCATGGGTGCCGAATTGGTAAAACAGATCCCGGTAGGCCGTTTTGGTCAATCAGAAGAAATTGCTAAAGCGGTTACCTTTTTCGCATCAGATGATTCAACTTTCGTAATCGGTGCCGAACTGATTGCTGATGGTGGTATGGCTACCTTGAAAGGTGCATAA
- a CDS encoding winged helix-turn-helix transcriptional regulator, protein MTKNRHSDHSCTMAAALSVISGKWKLRIINQLLSGQKRYSEINRAIPGMTEKMLSQQIRELEEDGIVTRKVFPEVPPRVEYSLTPIGEELSSIFYTLERWGSHYMTVTNANGEVVQPDYTCYTLVKDKDEVMKAEVL, encoded by the coding sequence ATGACAAAAAACAGACATTCCGATCATTCATGCACCATGGCAGCAGCCCTGAGCGTGATAAGCGGCAAGTGGAAACTACGTATAATTAACCAATTACTATCCGGCCAAAAGCGCTACAGCGAAATAAACCGGGCCATTCCCGGTATGACCGAGAAGATGCTTTCGCAACAGATCCGCGAGCTGGAAGAAGACGGCATTGTAACCCGCAAAGTTTTCCCCGAAGTACCGCCGAGGGTTGAATATTCCCTCACCCCGATAGGCGAAGAACTATCATCCATATTTTACACCCTCGAAAGATGGGGCAGCCATTACATGACGGTTACCAATGCCAACGGCGAGGTGGTGCAGCCCGATTATACTTGTTACACTTTGGTGAAGGATAAGGATGAGGTGATGAAGGCAGAGGTTCTTTAA
- a CDS encoding addiction module protein yields MEEKKQAEPQDHWDDEDFLAEMQSRVDDYESGRVKGISWEEVKVKIRNRHDDQSAAS; encoded by the coding sequence ATGGAAGAGAAGAAACAAGCTGAACCACAAGATCATTGGGACGACGAGGATTTTTTAGCTGAAATGCAATCGCGTGTTGATGATTATGAAAGCGGGAGAGTAAAGGGTATTTCTTGGGAAGAGGTTAAAGTCAAAATCAGAAACCGCCATGATGATCAATCTGCTGCAAGTTAA
- the dnaE gene encoding DNA polymerase III subunit alpha, with protein MPDFSHLHVHTQFSLLDGAADISKLYKKAAKDGMKALAITDHGNMFGVFKFVAEAGKHNVKPIVGCEFYVVEDRHKKQFTKENKDVRRHQLMLAKNPTGYKNLVKLCSLGYMEGLYSKWPRIDKELILKYHEGIIATTCCIGASVPQAILRDTPENAEKEFKWWLDLFGEDFYIELQRHEIPEQQIINNVLLTYAKKYNVKVICSNDSHYVDQQDSNAHDILLCVNTGDMQSTPIATDEEGGKGYRFGFPNDQFYFKTQAEMGQLFHDLPESLDNTNEIVDKVEVLKLKRDILLPNYIIPEEFKIHNTPDADTLNQWEYLKHLTFMGAKERYIDISPEAEERINFELFTIRTMGFAGYFLIVADFIKAGRDMGVFIGPGRGSAAGSVVAYCIGITNIDPIKYNLLFERFLNPDRKSMPDIDTDFDDAGRQRVIDYVVDKYGKNQVAQIITYGSMAARTSIQDVGRVLDMPLADVSAMKKLVPETLGITLKDAIEQVPELKEILNGNDLKAQVLREAEKLEGSVRNTGVHAAGIIIAPYDLTEIVPVATAKDSDLLVTQYDGRVIEDAGVIKMDFLGLKTLTIIKDALRMIKQNHGISIDIDYIPLTDQKTYELYQRGDTNGTFQFESDGMQMYLRELKPDKFEDLIAMNALYRPGPIEYIPNFIARKHGREPIVFDLPDMEEYLGETYGITVYQEQVMLLSQKLAGFSKGDADVLRKAMGKKQIEVLNKMEAQFMDGAIAKGHPKDKLTKIWTDWKAFAQYAFNKSHSTCYAFVAYQTAYLKAHYPSEYMAAVLNNQNNIEKITFFMEECRRMGVEVLGPDINESDMAFAVNKRGQVRFGLTGVKGVGDKAVESIIEERMANGPFETLYDFARRSNTRSVNRKSYENLVYGGAFDGFGVHRAQFFAKTELGTLTGVERLIKYANDYQNVQSTSQSSLFGGSVASYVPEPAMPEVEEWPLIERLKYEKTVIGIYLTGHPLDNYKVELKRFCNATISDLKLMQKARSGEGGEDVMGAFNELRKRGELRIGGLVANVQHKMTKTGKPFGTFVLEDYNESYEFALFGDDYVKFRNMMMDGYFLHIKGNIEEKFRQKDNWDLRIMVMDLLSEMRDKLTKSLTVCIDVNKLTTKLLDDIQQMINENNEKYPVKNCKLRFQIRDREEVMQVELSSKSFKVSPSDELMEGIFSLTNEEPVLS; from the coding sequence ATGCCTGATTTTTCTCACCTCCACGTACATACCCAATTCTCGCTGCTTGACGGTGCCGCCGATATTTCGAAGCTGTACAAAAAAGCCGCAAAAGACGGGATGAAAGCCCTGGCCATTACCGATCATGGTAACATGTTCGGCGTATTTAAATTTGTGGCCGAGGCTGGTAAGCACAACGTAAAGCCCATTGTAGGCTGCGAGTTTTATGTGGTGGAAGACAGGCATAAAAAACAATTCACCAAAGAGAATAAAGACGTACGCCGCCACCAGCTGATGCTGGCCAAAAACCCAACCGGCTATAAAAACCTGGTGAAACTATGCTCATTAGGCTATATGGAAGGCCTTTACAGCAAATGGCCACGTATTGATAAAGAGCTTATTTTAAAATACCACGAAGGCATTATCGCTACCACCTGCTGCATCGGTGCATCGGTACCGCAGGCTATTTTGCGCGATACTCCCGAAAACGCCGAGAAGGAATTTAAATGGTGGCTCGACCTGTTTGGCGAGGATTTTTACATCGAACTACAACGCCACGAGATCCCAGAGCAGCAGATCATCAACAATGTGCTGCTTACCTATGCAAAAAAGTATAACGTAAAAGTGATCTGCTCCAACGATTCGCACTATGTTGATCAGCAGGACTCGAACGCGCACGATATTTTGCTTTGCGTAAACACGGGCGATATGCAAAGCACCCCGATAGCAACCGACGAGGAAGGCGGTAAAGGTTATCGTTTCGGTTTCCCTAACGACCAGTTTTATTTTAAAACCCAGGCCGAAATGGGGCAGCTGTTCCATGATCTGCCCGAATCGTTAGATAATACCAACGAGATTGTTGATAAGGTAGAGGTACTGAAGCTTAAACGTGATATCCTTCTGCCCAACTATATCATCCCCGAAGAATTTAAAATTCACAACACCCCCGATGCCGATACCCTGAACCAATGGGAGTACCTGAAGCACCTTACCTTTATGGGTGCCAAGGAGCGTTACATCGATATCAGTCCGGAGGCCGAAGAGCGGATCAACTTCGAGTTGTTCACCATTCGTACCATGGGTTTCGCGGGTTACTTTTTGATTGTGGCCGACTTTATCAAGGCGGGACGCGATATGGGGGTATTTATTGGTCCGGGGCGTGGTTCGGCGGCGGGATCGGTGGTGGCCTATTGTATCGGCATCACCAATATCGACCCAATAAAGTACAACCTCCTGTTCGAGAGGTTCCTGAACCCCGACCGTAAATCGATGCCCGATATCGATACCGACTTTGACGACGCCGGCAGGCAACGGGTTATCGATTATGTGGTTGATAAATACGGTAAAAACCAGGTGGCCCAGATTATCACTTATGGTTCGATGGCTGCCCGTACCAGTATCCAGGACGTAGGCCGTGTATTGGATATGCCCCTTGCCGATGTAAGTGCCATGAAGAAGCTGGTGCCCGAAACACTGGGTATCACCCTAAAAGACGCCATTGAGCAGGTTCCCGAACTAAAAGAGATCCTAAACGGTAACGACCTTAAAGCACAGGTACTGCGCGAAGCCGAAAAGCTGGAAGGTTCGGTACGTAATACTGGTGTACACGCGGCAGGTATCATCATTGCCCCTTACGATTTAACGGAGATTGTTCCGGTGGCAACTGCCAAAGACTCCGACCTGTTAGTTACTCAATACGATGGTCGTGTAATTGAGGATGCAGGCGTAATTAAGATGGACTTTTTGGGCCTGAAAACCCTTACCATTATTAAGGATGCTCTGAGGATGATTAAACAGAACCATGGCATCAGTATAGATATCGACTACATCCCGCTAACGGATCAGAAAACATATGAGCTTTATCAACGTGGTGATACCAACGGTACTTTCCAGTTTGAAAGTGACGGCATGCAAATGTACCTGCGCGAGCTGAAGCCCGATAAGTTTGAGGACTTGATAGCCATGAACGCCCTGTACCGCCCGGGCCCTATCGAGTACATTCCTAACTTTATTGCCCGTAAGCACGGCCGCGAACCTATTGTGTTCGATTTGCCGGATATGGAGGAGTACCTTGGCGAAACCTACGGTATCACCGTTTACCAGGAACAGGTGATGCTCCTGTCACAAAAGTTGGCCGGCTTTAGTAAAGGTGACGCCGACGTGTTGCGTAAGGCGATGGGTAAAAAGCAGATTGAGGTACTCAACAAAATGGAAGCCCAGTTTATGGATGGGGCCATAGCCAAAGGGCACCCCAAAGATAAGCTCACCAAAATATGGACCGACTGGAAAGCATTCGCCCAGTACGCGTTCAACAAATCGCACTCCACTTGCTATGCCTTTGTGGCCTACCAAACAGCGTATTTAAAAGCGCACTACCCGTCGGAATATATGGCGGCGGTTTTAAACAACCAGAACAACATCGAAAAAATTACCTTCTTTATGGAAGAGTGCCGCAGGATGGGTGTTGAGGTATTAGGGCCGGATATCAACGAGTCGGACATGGCCTTCGCGGTGAATAAACGCGGCCAGGTGCGCTTTGGTTTAACGGGTGTTAAAGGAGTGGGCGATAAAGCGGTTGAAAGTATTATTGAAGAGCGAATGGCCAATGGGCCTTTCGAAACGCTTTATGATTTTGCACGCCGGTCAAATACCCGTAGCGTAAACCGTAAATCGTACGAGAACCTGGTTTATGGCGGGGCTTTCGATGGCTTCGGTGTACACCGTGCCCAGTTTTTTGCCAAAACCGAATTAGGAACTTTAACAGGTGTTGAGCGCCTGATAAAATACGCCAACGATTATCAGAACGTACAAAGCACCTCTCAATCATCGTTGTTTGGTGGCTCGGTAGCATCTTATGTGCCGGAGCCTGCTATGCCCGAGGTTGAGGAATGGCCGCTGATAGAGCGGTTAAAATATGAAAAAACGGTTATCGGTATTTACCTTACCGGTCATCCTTTGGATAATTACAAAGTTGAGCTTAAGCGCTTCTGTAATGCCACCATCAGCGATTTAAAACTGATGCAAAAGGCCCGCTCGGGCGAGGGTGGTGAAGACGTAATGGGTGCGTTCAACGAGCTCAGAAAACGTGGTGAACTCCGGATAGGTGGCCTTGTTGCCAACGTGCAACACAAAATGACCAAAACAGGCAAACCATTCGGTACCTTTGTTTTGGAAGATTACAATGAATCGTACGAATTTGCGCTGTTTGGCGATGATTATGTGAAGTTCCGTAACATGATGATGGATGGTTACTTTCTGCACATCAAAGGCAATATCGAAGAAAAATTCCGCCAGAAAGATAACTGGGACCTCCGCATTATGGTGATGGACCTGCTATCCGAAATGCGCGATAAACTCACCAAATCATTAACCGTTTGTATTGATGTAAACAAGCTTACCACCAAACTACTTGATGACATCCAGCAGATGATTAATGAAAACAATGAGAAGTACCCGGTGAAAAATTGTAAACTCCGTTTCCAGATCAGGGATAGGGAAGAGGTAATGCAGGTTGAGCTATCATCCAAATCATTTAAAGTAAGCCCGAGCGATGAGCTGATGGAAGGGATATTTAGTTTAACTAATGAGGAGCCGGTGTTGAGTTAA
- a CDS encoding translocation/assembly module TamB domain-containing protein, whose protein sequence is MKKILRITLKTILWILVSVVLLVILVVILIQVPAVQNFAKNKAVTFLQNKIHTKVEIGHISLGLPKLLVLEDVYFEDQKKDTLIAGQKLKVDISMLKLLHNQVEVNEINLQGITANVNRGADSVFNFDYIMKAFAGEQKKEVKPTDTTSTMKFSVDKIILDKINVKYKDAITGNDVKFLLGHFDTRVKDFDMDKMKFTIPKITLSDVNAKIIQTPTGTPPPPDTATAPLNMDLNLGVIDISKIKVDYQSAEMGAKVDLSKFLVEMDKIDLKNQKVAIKNIELSDTKAGLSLAKPKTVAKEVVKAVKKLDTLVSSPTKSAWRATIGKVTFTNDNIKFDNEAQKAIAKGLDFGHMDIRSLNAEAEEISYSPDTISGKINSFSFNEKSGLKVNKFHTAFLYGPTNAYLNDLLLETPNTTLQKSVQVRYPSIDAITKNIGALGINANLDGSHLGLKDVLLLMPTMASIEPFKSSPGTVFKINGKVSGQVNNLDIPNLEVTGLSSTHIKASAKMKGLPDVNKSTFDVNIADFSTSRSDIAKLAPAGSIPSNVSIPEKMSLKGNFKGSMYTFNTKMGLRSSYGAVDLVAALKNGQNKNAATYIASIKANELNVGALTKQPQMVGRITMSANVKGTSLDPKKASIAFNGNVAKAYVKGYTYHDLVMKGTSSNGAYTAVARMKDPNINFSLDAKANLNKKYPAVKATLNVDSINLKNLNFVKDEMRFHGKIVADVPTADPDYLNADIKATDLLVVNKGQRIQLDTITLVSTASADSSTLRLKTPIMTAHMAGKYKLTQIAPAIQDVVNKYFNTAIAGGQQVAVKTKGGKTVKTKPAPVAKYDAQQFKFEARLVKTPLLTQFAPDLKQLDPVLLNGSFNSQTGELVVKGSLPKVVYGTNTINKASLNINTANNALNYNFSVDEVKVGSSVDLLYTSISGAAQDNKAGVSIQVRDAAKKERFRIAGTFSILPNEYQFSFNKDGLLLDYMPWAVSDDNFLQYGPKGILAHNFTITNNNQVLSVNSSTQEFNSPLNVKFNNFHIEALTKMAKQDSLQVGGTINGDAQVSNFQTSPVFTAAINVNDFNFKGDTVGNIALKVNNQTANAYAAQMSITGKGNQVDLNGTYYTSPESRFDLDLNIVNLSMKSIEGFSFGSIRNSTGNITGGLKISGTTTAPSVRGDIHFNKVGFNVSMLNSYFRMPQESITFNNEGIRFNDFTLVDSTGQKAVVSGSIYTKTYTDFAFGMDINADNFRVTNSTQADNKLYYGKLYVDTRIKIRGNMAKPVVDANLTVNDKTDMTFVLPTNDPAVEDRKGVVDFIDKDAPKMDSILLARQLDSLKKSDVTGLDVSATITVNKNAAFTIVIDERNGDVVHLKGEANLNGGIDPSGKINLTGTYVVNSGSYNLAYATVKRTFNFKQGSTIVWTGDPTSANIDLTAIYVANVPPIDLVENQITDAQNSTMYKQKLPFNVNLNLKDQLLTPAISFDIVLPDSTYSVSSDVVSNVNTRLTQIRQDPNELNKQVLGVLVLGHFIGDNPLQSQGASTTVEGTIRNSVSSLLSDQLNRLAGSLISGVDLNFGLTSGEDYSTGTATNRTDLNVGLSKRFLNDRLTVSVGNNFNLEGNQPGQKASNIAGDVSIAYKLSKDGRYTLRAYRRDEFIVIQGQIIETGVGFTLTVDYNRFREIFRKRTPEERRLRREYKQKQKEEKEKQEQQQKEADKALEQKNTQQQQDKQPQTTTSN, encoded by the coding sequence TTGAAAAAAATACTACGAATAACCCTTAAAACCATCCTTTGGATACTGGTAAGTGTAGTTCTGCTGGTTATCCTTGTAGTAATTTTGATACAGGTTCCTGCTGTCCAGAATTTCGCTAAAAACAAAGCCGTAACTTTTTTACAGAATAAAATCCATACCAAGGTCGAGATCGGGCATATCAGCCTTGGCCTGCCCAAACTATTGGTTTTGGAAGATGTTTATTTTGAAGATCAGAAAAAAGACACCCTTATTGCCGGGCAAAAACTAAAGGTTGATATCAGCATGTTGAAACTGCTGCACAACCAGGTTGAGGTGAACGAGATCAATTTGCAGGGCATTACCGCCAACGTAAACCGCGGTGCCGATAGTGTTTTCAACTTCGATTACATTATGAAAGCCTTCGCGGGCGAGCAGAAAAAAGAGGTTAAGCCTACCGATACTACCTCTACCATGAAATTTTCGGTTGATAAGATCATCCTTGATAAGATCAACGTAAAATATAAAGATGCCATTACCGGTAATGATGTAAAGTTTTTGCTGGGCCACTTTGATACCCGGGTTAAGGATTTTGATATGGATAAGATGAAGTTCACCATACCGAAAATTACCCTGAGCGATGTGAACGCGAAAATAATCCAAACGCCAACGGGTACCCCTCCTCCGCCCGATACCGCCACCGCTCCATTGAACATGGATTTGAATTTAGGTGTGATCGATATCTCCAAAATAAAAGTAGATTACCAAAGCGCCGAAATGGGTGCCAAGGTTGATCTGAGCAAGTTTTTGGTAGAGATGGACAAGATCGACCTGAAAAACCAAAAAGTAGCCATCAAAAATATTGAACTAAGTGATACCAAAGCGGGGCTAAGTTTAGCCAAACCTAAAACCGTAGCTAAAGAAGTTGTTAAAGCGGTTAAGAAACTGGATACGCTGGTATCCTCTCCCACAAAATCGGCATGGAGGGCAACCATTGGTAAGGTTACTTTCACTAACGATAATATTAAGTTTGATAACGAGGCGCAGAAAGCTATTGCCAAAGGTTTGGATTTTGGCCACATGGATATCCGCAGCCTGAATGCTGAGGCCGAAGAAATTTCATACAGCCCGGATACCATTTCGGGCAAGATCAACTCGTTCAGCTTTAATGAAAAAAGCGGCTTGAAGGTTAACAAGTTCCATACCGCGTTCCTGTACGGACCAACCAATGCCTACCTGAACGATCTGCTGTTGGAAACGCCGAATACCACGCTGCAAAAATCGGTACAGGTGCGTTACCCATCTATCGATGCCATTACCAAAAACATCGGCGCGTTGGGTATCAATGCTAATTTGGATGGCAGCCATTTAGGTTTAAAGGATGTTTTACTGCTGATGCCTACCATGGCCAGCATTGAGCCGTTCAAATCATCGCCGGGAACGGTGTTCAAGATCAATGGCAAGGTGAGCGGACAGGTGAACAACCTGGATATCCCTAACCTTGAAGTTACCGGTTTAAGCAGCACCCACATCAAGGCATCTGCCAAAATGAAAGGCCTGCCCGATGTTAACAAGTCAACCTTTGATGTTAACATTGCCGACTTCAGCACCAGCCGCAGCGATATAGCCAAACTGGCCCCGGCAGGCAGTATTCCATCAAACGTGAGCATCCCCGAAAAAATGAGCCTAAAAGGTAATTTTAAAGGGAGCATGTACACCTTCAATACAAAAATGGGCCTCCGCTCAAGCTATGGCGCGGTTGATCTGGTGGCAGCATTGAAGAACGGCCAAAACAAAAACGCGGCAACTTATATCGCCAGCATCAAGGCTAACGAACTGAACGTTGGCGCGCTCACTAAACAGCCGCAAATGGTTGGCCGCATTACTATGAGCGCTAATGTTAAGGGTACCAGTCTCGATCCTAAAAAGGCAAGCATAGCATTTAACGGCAATGTGGCTAAGGCTTACGTGAAAGGTTACACCTACCATGACCTGGTAATGAAGGGCACATCGAGCAATGGTGCTTACACTGCTGTTGCCCGCATGAAAGATCCTAACATCAACTTCAGCCTGGATGCCAAAGCCAATCTCAACAAAAAATACCCGGCAGTTAAAGCTACTTTAAATGTAGATAGCATCAACCTTAAAAACCTCAATTTTGTTAAGGATGAGATGCGCTTTCACGGTAAGATAGTGGCCGATGTACCAACTGCCGATCCGGATTATTTGAACGCCGATATCAAAGCTACCGACCTTTTGGTAGTGAACAAAGGCCAGCGCATTCAATTGGATACTATCACTCTGGTTTCAACAGCGAGTGCGGATAGCAGCACCCTCCGCTTAAAAACTCCTATCATGACCGCGCATATGGCCGGTAAGTATAAACTTACGCAGATAGCTCCGGCCATTCAGGATGTGGTTAACAAATATTTCAATACCGCGATAGCCGGTGGCCAGCAGGTTGCTGTAAAAACCAAGGGAGGCAAAACGGTTAAAACCAAACCAGCACCGGTAGCTAAGTACGATGCGCAGCAATTTAAATTTGAAGCCCGTTTGGTTAAAACGCCACTACTTACCCAATTCGCGCCCGATCTGAAACAGCTGGACCCGGTATTATTGAACGGTAGCTTCAACAGCCAAACCGGCGAGTTGGTTGTTAAAGGTTCGTTGCCAAAAGTAGTTTACGGTACAAACACCATTAACAAAGCATCGCTTAATATCAATACCGCCAACAACGCGCTTAATTATAATTTTTCGGTTGATGAAGTTAAAGTTGGCAGCTCTGTCGACCTTTTATATACCAGCATTTCCGGCGCTGCACAGGATAACAAAGCCGGCGTGAGCATACAAGTTAGGGACGCGGCTAAAAAAGAACGTTTCAGGATAGCAGGTACCTTCAGCATTTTGCCTAACGAGTACCAGTTTAGCTTTAATAAAGATGGTTTATTGCTCGATTATATGCCATGGGCCGTTAGCGATGATAACTTTTTGCAATACGGACCAAAAGGTATTCTCGCACATAATTTTACCATCACTAACAATAACCAGGTGTTGAGTGTTAACAGCAGCACGCAGGAGTTTAACAGTCCGCTGAATGTGAAGTTCAATAACTTCCATATTGAGGCGCTTACCAAAATGGCCAAACAAGATTCCTTACAGGTAGGCGGTACCATTAATGGCGACGCGCAGGTGAGCAATTTCCAAACTTCGCCGGTGTTTACGGCTGCCATCAACGTAAATGATTTTAATTTTAAAGGAGATACCGTAGGCAACATCGCCCTCAAAGTAAATAACCAAACCGCCAATGCTTATGCCGCCCAAATGAGCATCACCGGCAAAGGCAACCAGGTTGATTTGAACGGCACTTACTACACTTCGCCCGAAAGCCGTTTTGACCTCGATCTGAATATCGTAAACCTGAGCATGAAGAGCATCGAAGGTTTCAGCTTTGGCAGTATCCGCAACTCTACGGGCAATATAACAGGCGGATTAAAAATATCGGGGACAACTACCGCGCCATCAGTTCGTGGCGATATCCACTTTAACAAGGTTGGCTTTAACGTATCCATGCTGAACTCCTACTTCAGGATGCCACAGGAGAGCATCACATTCAACAACGAAGGTATCCGCTTTAACGATTTTACATTGGTTGATTCTACCGGGCAAAAAGCGGTGGTTAGCGGCAGTATCTACACCAAAACCTATACCGATTTTGCCTTCGGGATGGATATCAATGCCGATAACTTTAGGGTTACCAACTCCACCCAGGCCGATAATAAGCTTTACTACGGCAAGCTTTACGTAGATACCCGCATCAAGATTCGGGGTAACATGGCCAAGCCTGTGGTAGATGCTAACCTAACCGTGAATGATAAAACCGACATGACCTTTGTACTGCCAACCAACGATCCGGCGGTTGAAGACCGTAAAGGCGTGGTTGACTTTATCGACAAAGACGCGCCGAAGATGGATTCCATCCTGCTGGCCCGCCAGTTAGATTCGCTCAAAAAATCGGATGTTACCGGGCTTGATGTTTCGGCTACCATCACCGTAAATAAAAACGCTGCCTTTACCATTGTGATAGATGAGCGTAACGGCGACGTGGTGCACCTGAAAGGCGAAGCCAACCTCAACGGAGGTATCGACCCGAGCGGCAAAATCAACCTTACCGGTACCTATGTGGTTAATTCCGGTTCGTATAACCTGGCTTACGCCACCGTTAAACGTACCTTTAACTTTAAACAGGGCAGCACCATTGTGTGGACCGGCGACCCAACCAGTGCCAATATCGACCTTACCGCGATTTATGTGGCCAACGTACCTCCTATCGACCTGGTTGAAAACCAAATAACCGACGCGCAAAACTCAACCATGTACAAGCAAAAACTGCCTTTTAACGTTAACCTTAACCTGAAAGACCAGCTGCTTACACCGGCCATCAGTTTTGATATTGTGCTTCCGGATAGTACCTACTCCGTTTCATCAGATGTGGTGAGCAATGTTAACACCCGCCTCACCCAGATACGGCAGGACCCTAACGAACTGAACAAACAGGTATTGGGTGTTCTGGTGCTGGGCCACTTTATTGGTGATAACCCGCTGCAAAGCCAGGGTGCAAGCACTACGGTTGAAGGTACCATACGTAATAGTGTGAGCAGCCTGCTTTCAGATCAGTTGAACCGTTTGGCCGGCAGTTTAATATCCGGCGTTGATCTGAACTTTGGCTTAACCTCCGGCGAGGATTACTCGACGGGCACGGCTACCAACCGCACAGATTTGAACGTTGGCTTATCCAAACGCTTCCTGAACGACAGGCTTACTGTAAGTGTGGGCAACAACTTTAACCTTGAAGGTAACCAGCCGGGCCAGAAAGCATCCAACATTGCCGGCGATGTATCTATAGCCTATAAACTAAGTAAGGACGGCCGCTATACCCTGCGCGCTTATCGTCGCGATGAGTTTATTGTGATACAGGGCCAGATCATTGAAACCGGTGTTGGCTTTACGCTTACTGTGGATTATAACCGCTTCCGCGAGATCTTCCGTAAGCGTACACCAGAAGAACGCAGGTTGCGCCGTGAGTATAAGCAAAAACAAAAAGAAGAAAAAGAAAAACAGGAACAGCAGCAAAAGGAAGCTGATAAGGCGCTTGAGCAAAAAAACACGCAGCAGCAGCAAGACAAGCAACCTCAAACAACTACATCAAACTAA